The genomic interval TGTGTTGCTGTCGCGGGTGCATTCTCGTTGCGGGTGCGTTGTCGCTGCGGGTGCGTTGCTGACGCAGGATGCATTGCCGTCGCGAGTGCATTGCCATCGCAGGTTGCCGTCGCAGGGTGACGTCACAAGGTGCTGCGGTTGTAGAGTGTTGCTGAGAGTGAGAGATGAGTAGAAAGTTAAAGAGAGATAAACTTTGAAATTCAAAATTCTGCAGAATATTAActctcaaattttaaaaaaattaaataagttttcgAAAAAATATGtatctttatttaaattaatttattaaatttttaatttaaataatattttaaaattattattaatttatttttataattaaataaaaaattaaaatactattttaaatgtaacttttaaattgatattaattattttaatattatactaaaattaataaagtagtaaatttattcatattaatttaaaatattttataaattaataattaattctataaaatttaattactccaaaaattagtatctaaaattcaaataacagtGACTAAAAGTTTAAGTATCTAATATGATGATTAGAAATtacaaaattagtttctaattttgttatttttagagataaaaattagtttctaaaatagattaaaagtgATTAAAATAATggttttcaattatattttaacaagagactaaaaaattggTTTCGATTAGCTACCAAAAATATAGTATctgattatattataatttttattaataataaataccaTTTTAGtaaccaataatttttatttataaaatggtatttaaattagttgctatagaaactattttttttagtttctaaattagttaccattcaatcattttcttgtagtgtctatTTTCCTCTCTCGGTTCATACTTATGTGGTATCCTTTCTTCTGCAATGTTGCATACAGTATGTGCCTCCTTACCTCTGGGTTCATGTCTTCTGTAGCGCGGAACATTGACATATAGTTTCATTTTGCCTTCCACGCTTGGTCATCTCCCTTTCAAGCCACTAAGAGTCTAACAATCTAAAATCTTCTTTCCCACCTATTCGGTGTAGGTGATATGAAAATCTCATTCCCCTGGTCCAACATTGAAACACCTTTCCCATATCATATTCATAATTGTCCAcgaaatttgagaaaaaaaaggttATTGATTGTTGCGACCTACGAGCCTTCATCTTCCTCATCATCAATGATATTAGCATATTATAATGATTTGATGGTTTAatcagtaaaaaataataaaatattaaatcaattGTTAATaacaatcaatattttttttttacctattcTTATGTCTTACTGATTATTTATTCGCTATATTACTTTATTATTCGCTCTATTACTTTATTCTATACGTCTCACATTATCAACACACAATTTCTGTCACGTCATTACCACCCAACTTAGCTTAAATATGTGTGTAGACGGTGCCAATATTTCATGACTACTCATCGGAAAGATCCAAGGATAAGCTAAAAACATGGTTACCATCCACAGTTCCGTTGTTGTGGTGCCCTCCGAGACTACACCAACTTCAAACTCCTCACTCTCCCTCTGCGACCAAATCAAGCTTCCAAACCACGGATCTCAGCTCTACATCTACGCCAACACAGGCATCACCCGTGATTCCTCCTTCGCTTCTGCGGTCCACACTCTCTCAACATCTCTCAGCAAAACCCTCACTGTCTTCCACCCTTTGGCCGGTCGCTTGCGACGGATCCACGGTGGCCGCTTAGAGCTTCTCTGCAACGCCAAAGGGGCACTACTCGTAACAGCCACATGCAACACTCAACTCAGTTTTGAAGATCTGTGTGAGTTCGCTCCCACCTACGCTGTCCCAAAGATCAACTACGATGTCCCCATTGAGGATGTTCCATTGCTGGGGGTGCAGATCACCAGGTTCCCCTGTGGTTTCATCACACTTGGAATTGCCATGTGTCGCGCTTTCCTCGACGGAAATTCACTTTCGAGCTTCGTTAAATCGTGGGCCAAACTCGCTAGAGGGGAGAATTTAGATTCTGATTTGATTCCTTTTCTTGATCGATCGAAACTAGATTCGTTCAAACTGAATAAACCACCGCGATTTGAACATCCCGAGTTTCTGCCACCGCCCCTTTGGAAAACACGTGATGAGGAGATGCAACATGAACTTGATACGGCCATGTTGGTAGTGACAAAAGGGCAAGTTCAGAAACTGAAGAATAAAGCCAGTGACTTTGGAAGTGGGTATGGTAAGGTTCCCCTACGAGGTTATACTAGCTTTGAGGTCATAAGTGGTCACTTGTGGAGGTGTATGTGCAAGGTGCGTTATTCAGGTGATGTGTGTCAACCAACAAGATTGAACACTTTGGTTAATTGTAGAAGCCGTTTGAGGCCATCTCTCCCCACTGCTTATTTTGGCAATGCAACATTTCCTACTGTGACAGAAACTTGTTCCTTTGATGACATTATGCAGAAACCTCTTGGCTATGCTGTGAGGAAAGTGAGAGAAGCGATTGAGAAAATGCATGAGGAGTATGTTAAGTCTGCTCTTGATTATATAGCACGTGTGGAGGACATGGATTTGTTGAGGGACACGTTTTACAAGTCTGCTAGGAAAGACATGGAAGACCCCAATTTGAATGTGGTTGTTTGGACCAATTTTTCGTATTTTGAGACCGATTATGGCTGGGGGAAACCGGTTTGTTTGCTTCCCGGGAACATTAATTCTAATGGTAAGGCTTTCCTTTTGGACACTGCAAGTGGTGATGGCTTCGTTCTAGCTGTTTGTTTGCGGAGATCATATATAGATGTGTTGAAGAAGTTGTTCTATGAGGATATAGAGAAGCATGCTTCTAAattgtgatacatgaaaattgtatatttttcttttataaaaaaggtAAGTAGAACTTGGTTGAAGTTTCTTTGACAACAATATTGTTAAGGTGGGTTATCGTATTTTAGAACAATGGTTGGGGTATGGTGATGACAATGATTTCACAACACACACATCAAGGTGAGATGTAACTGTCGCAGTTTCATCGTTTTGACTATCTAAGTTGTTTCTAGAACTGATTTCAGTGATTAAGTTCAGGATGATAACCATAGCATGCGTGCGTGTCTTGTGAACATATTTACATCTAGCACGTTACCTTAATGCAATAACCCTTTTGGTGATGAACACTAACAAGGACAACTCGTGTTTGACTTGGTTTCTTGCTTGATTTGATGGAATAGAAAAGAGGAAAGTTGCAATTTATTTTAATGCCGACTAAGATGAACCACTATAGGAAGTGGCTTACCGCGACAAGAAAACTTTAATAATTagatttattaataaattaagaaaaagttACACATACCTCCCATTAAGTTAGATAAAATGATAAACACATTCCTTTTCTACTTttacatgttaattttttttattacattttaataaaataataacctCACTCACTAGTCCTTTAAAAATACTTTcttcttttatgtttttcataaaataacatttatctCCCCAACATAGTGGTGGAGATCTCACATgtactagagataaggacatttcattgtatataagtgggtgcaaacctcacctcatgagccggttttatgggattaagttaggcttaaagtctacttcgtaatatggtatcagagtcattctcgagtctatcctagcgagagTTTGTTGGACTTGTCACTCtcggtgtgttggagatcccacatcgactagagataaggacatttcattgtatataagtaggtgcaaacctcacccatgagccggttttatgggattgagttggGCTTGTAGTACACTTCGTAATATATAATGtcatttcttattattttatttaacaataacattaataaaaaaacgttatgaaaagattaaaattttaaaatataaaaaatattttttttataaaataaaattgaattatttaattataggaAAATGCATTGATCTCAACTTAGgtgtttttaaataatattttgtcctcgggcgttgaccaaagtcaacatgaTGGGACCCAGAGTGAGGAATCCACTGGAAGTACTGCAAAGCAAGAGAGGGAGTTTCTTTAAGGTCCATGGCCTCGGGAGTTGACcggcctcgggcgttgaccggtCTTGGGCGTCTCCAGGATCAGCATGGTAAAGGCGTTTGAGGCTGTTTTGTAAGCCAGGAAGGTGTTCCCTTCTGATACCCTCGGGTAAGGATAACCGCGGAAGAGGCGGTAGGGGtatggaggcctcgggcctcggcaCCCCGGACAGTAATGATAGATAAAGAGAGGTGGTTTTCAAGCCACACCCCCGGTTCCAGCAGGGAGAGACCCAACGCATGAGGGATCCGTGCATGAGGTGTAGGAACGTGGCAGTACGCACCACCGTCGGAAAGCCACTGGGACAGAGACGACCCATGGGAGGGTCACGTCCCAgagggtgatctgcatgcatggcacgtgaggaAGGCGAGATACTCCCAGGGCTCGGAGATTGGGCGCATGAGTCGGCACCCAAGCAGTCACCCCCGAGCAGGTGCACTTCAATGGGGCAACCTTACACACTTAGAGGGCCCTAAGACTGGGAATAATGTTGCTAAGGAGCGCCCACAGAATACGCAAGTCTCAAGCTGACATGTGGACAGGGACACCAAGAAGGTATATAAGGTTTACGGTAAACAGAATAAGGTACGTTTTACAGATTCTAAGTTTGAGAGCATTGAGAGTTACGCATTTCTCTGAACATTGAGCTTGCGGTGTTCTGTGACGAGAGGTGTTTGGTGTTTCCTTTCCAATAGCTGACTTGaccgtcagagtgcaaacggccacgaGGGCGGCATTTGTCTTTCTATGTTAGGTATTAGCGGAGGAGGAAGAACAACGTTGGAATAGAAGCAGAGGCACTCGTGAAGCGAAGTTCGTAGAGACGTCCGAAGGTGCCCAAGTCAAAGCGACAGGAACATTTGAAAAGTAGAACACTTAGTGAGAGTTGTGGAAGTAGATTTTCCAAGATTCTTGAAAAGTTCATAAAAAATCCTCAAGGTTTGCTCAGGTTCACCAAAGAAATCTCCAAGATTTGCAGAACAGTCCAAGATTCTCCAAGAAACATCCAAGAATGAGGAATACCAGGCAGAGTGCTATAACGCGCGCAGGGAATGAGGCTTTGACCCTACAGCAGGTGATGAGGGTGATGCAGGGCCTGCAGTAGGCGATGGCAGCGTTAAGGGCAGAGCAGGAGCGCATCCAGCAAGATCTTGCGGCTTCGCAAGCTAGAAACGAAGAGCTGCATCACACTAACGAGGAGTTACATCGCGGGTTGCGCAACCAGTCTGGAAGTCATGAAACAGAGGATCGAGAATGCTTCACGCCTCCCAGAGAGTTCCCCATGTCCTTCTCACATGGAATCATGGAAGCAGTAATACCACCCACGTTTGTAGGGCCGAAAGCTACGTTCACTGgagtggaggatccagaggcgcacctcactgcgtttcacacgcagatgatgctggtcgGCGGTTCTGACCCCGTGAGGTGCAAGTTGTTTATGAGCACGTTGGTGGGGGTGgcgatggactggttcatcagtctCCCAGATGGCCACGTGACTTCGTTTGCGCAGCTGTCGCAAATGTTCAAGTACATCGCGAACCGCACTCCCCCACCCATTTTGTATGATCTTTTTGACgtaaagcagtatcagggggagacgtTGAAAGAGTTCGTTAATCGCTTTGGGGCACAGATGGTGAGGGTCAACACCACTGATGAGTCGATGATATTCCATGCGTTCAGGAAG from Phaseolus vulgaris cultivar G19833 chromosome 1, P. vulgaris v2.0, whole genome shotgun sequence carries:
- the LOC137813929 gene encoding spermidine hydroxycinnamoyl transferase-like, which translates into the protein MVTIHSSVVVVPSETTPTSNSSLSLCDQIKLPNHGSQLYIYANTGITRDSSFASAVHTLSTSLSKTLTVFHPLAGRLRRIHGGRLELLCNAKGALLVTATCNTQLSFEDLCEFAPTYAVPKINYDVPIEDVPLLGVQITRFPCGFITLGIAMCRAFLDGNSLSSFVKSWAKLARGENLDSDLIPFLDRSKLDSFKLNKPPRFEHPEFLPPPLWKTRDEEMQHELDTAMLVVTKGQVQKLKNKASDFGSGYGKVPLRGYTSFEVISGHLWRCMCKVRYSGDVCQPTRLNTLVNCRSRLRPSLPTAYFGNATFPTVTETCSFDDIMQKPLGYAVRKVREAIEKMHEEYVKSALDYIARVEDMDLLRDTFYKSARKDMEDPNLNVVVWTNFSYFETDYGWGKPVCLLPGNINSNGKAFLLDTASGDGFVLAVCLRRSYIDVLKKLFYEDIEKHASKL